One part of the Clostridium butyricum genome encodes these proteins:
- a CDS encoding ribbon-helix-helix domain-containing protein, with product MRVNISIPDEVKQFFEDYSKKTGVPQSSLMALALSEYKDKIERSLSNDK from the coding sequence ATGAGAGTTAATATTTCAATCCCAGATGAGGTTAAACAATTTTTTGAAGATTATAGTAAAAAAACAGGAGTTCCACAAAGTTCACTTATGGCTTTAGCTCTTTCTGAGTATAAAGATAAGATAGAAAGGAGTTTATCTAATGACAAATAA
- a CDS encoding protein rep → MSLKDSLKKAEIDKDLLKDIINNIEYNKTIIKYYERFSKESSIVFKNTILENKRDSISFCNKYWLLDKYEKHKIKDFKKTNLCHDKFCSNCKKVKQASRMAKYIPQLEQYKGQLYHLTLTLPNCSGNDLRLTIKHMSKCFLRLVQFLDGRKKIRGINFGQAFQGAIRSLEVTFKNDNYHPHYHVALVLNNFKMTDKKYKNKYSYNNKHGIKELTRLFSAEEILIQKIWYLLINNITVTRQNIEALKDGYSCCMEKFSENDYAELFKYMTKVTGEDGFTLTYENFVALYYGLYRIKQIQGYGVLYNITDDGDLEKLEEEYENYIEQLKQKESPVASYEAPQDLIKDTEYMLISRKSFFKYLNE, encoded by the coding sequence TTGAGTTTAAAGGATTCTTTGAAAAAAGCTGAAATAGATAAAGATTTATTAAAAGATATTATTAATAATATTGAATATAATAAGACAATAATTAAATATTATGAACGTTTTTCTAAGGAGTCAAGTATAGTATTTAAAAATACTATATTAGAAAATAAAAGAGATTCTATTTCTTTCTGTAATAAATATTGGCTTTTAGATAAATACGAAAAGCATAAGATAAAAGATTTTAAGAAGACTAATTTATGTCATGATAAATTTTGTAGTAATTGCAAAAAGGTTAAACAAGCTTCCAGAATGGCAAAATATATCCCGCAACTTGAACAGTATAAAGGTCAGTTGTATCATTTAACTTTAACATTACCTAATTGTTCTGGAAATGATTTAAGGTTAACTATAAAACATATGTCTAAATGTTTTTTAAGACTTGTACAGTTTTTAGATGGTAGGAAGAAGATACGTGGTATAAATTTTGGTCAAGCTTTTCAAGGAGCAATAAGGTCTTTAGAAGTTACGTTTAAAAATGATAACTATCATCCACATTATCACGTTGCATTAGTATTGAATAATTTTAAAATGACTGATAAAAAGTATAAGAATAAATATTCTTATAATAATAAACATGGTATTAAAGAGTTGACTAGGCTTTTTTCAGCAGAAGAAATTTTAATTCAAAAGATATGGTATTTATTAATAAATAATATAACTGTTACTAGACAAAACATTGAAGCTCTTAAAGATGGATATTCTTGTTGCATGGAAAAATTTTCAGAAAATGATTATGCAGAGCTTTTTAAATATATGACAAAGGTTACTGGTGAAGATGGTTTTACATTAACTTATGAAAATTTTGTTGCTTTATATTATGGACTTTATAGAATTAAACAGATTCAAGGATATGGAGTTTTGTATAATATAACTGATGATGGAGATTTAGAAAAATTAGAAGAAGAGTATGAAAATTACATTGAACAGTTAAAACAAAAAGAAAGCCCAGTGGCAAGTTATGAAGCTCCACAGGACTTAATAAAAGATACTGAATACATGTTAATTTCTCGAAAGTCATTTTTCAAGTATCTCAATGAATAA